One region of Kwoniella pini CBS 10737 chromosome 6, complete sequence genomic DNA includes:
- a CDS encoding U6 snRNA-associated Sm-like protein LSm6, which translates to MSSASPQPEEAAAPAGSPSEFLKNIVGKRVKVKIGSGVDYHGLLTCLDGYMNVALEDTEEWANGRKTAEYGDCFLRGNNVLYISALEDL; encoded by the exons ATGAGTTCTGCATCACCAcaacctgaagaagctgctgctCCAGCTGGATCGCCATCCGAATTCCTAAAAAATATAGTCGGAAAAAGGGTGAAAGTCAAAATCGGGAGCGGAGTAGATTATCATG GTCTTCTAACATGTCTGGACGGCTACATGAATGTAGCACTGGAAGACACAGAAGAGTGGGCGAACGGAAGGAAAACAGCAGAATATGGTGATTGTTTCCTTCGAGGGAACAATG TACTTTACATTTCCGCTTTGGAAGACTTATAG
- a CDS encoding acetolactate synthase, small subunit, producing the protein MSARALSSSLRGRLPSLGNAVRWSSSTAPAQAKGPAAPKSIDDSTSALDYKIHKTGRRLPHLVNPNPRTPSAEEAVTNILYNTPPPSNEPYKRHLLNCLVQNEPGVLSRVSGILAGRGFNIDSLVVCQTEIRDLSRMCIVLKGQDGVIEQARRQLEDLVPVWAVLDYTKTSVIERELLLAKVSILGPEFAENQLNQSSIPDQSFENALENQSTPSFVPADGTSDKLQREQALARSFEDSEHSNSSSSNSSLYPNRRSEISASEALIAKNLHLSAIKTLSDQFHGKVVDVSENSCIVELTAKSSRIDAFLSLMRPFGVLEAARSGVMVLPRTPIPRYGEEEEEVVADKEEVDLSMLPPG; encoded by the exons ATGTCAGCTAGAGCTTTATCTTCCTCTTTAAGAGGTAGATTACCATCACTTGGAAATGCCGTTAGATGGTCTTCATCGACAGCACCTGCTCAAGCTAAAGGTCCTGCTGCtcctaaatcaattgacgATAGTACAAGTGCTTTAGATT ACAAAATCCATAAAACTGGTAGAAGATTACCGCATCTCGTCAACCCTAACCCCCGAACCCCTTctgctgaagaagcagtCACCAATATTCTTTACAATActcctccaccttcaaACGAGCCATATAAGAG GCATTTACTCAACTGTTTAGTTCAAAATGAACCGGGAGTACTTTCTAGAGTTTCTGGTATTTTAGCTGGTAGAGGTTTCAACATTG ACTCTCTCGTTGTGTGTCAGACTGAAATTCGAGATTTATCGAGAATGTGTATTGTTTTAAAAGGTCAAGATGGTGTGATTGAACAAGCTCGAAGGCAACTTGAAGATTTG GTCCCTGTTTGGGCAGTATTAGATTATACAAAAACTTCAGttattgaaagagaattaCTTCTTGCAAAAGTATCAATTTTAGGTCCAGAATTtgctgaaaatcaattaaatcaatcttcaatacctgatcaatcatttgaaaatgcattagaaaatcaatctacaccttcttttgTACCTGCAGATGGAACTTCAGATAAATTACAAAGAGAACAAGCATTAGCAAgatcatttgaagattctgaacattcaaattcttcatcatcaaattcatcacTTTATCCTAATAGAAgatctgaaatttcagcttcagaaGCTTTAATTGCTAAAAATTTACATTTATCCGCAATTAAAACTTTATCAGATCAATTTCATGGAAAGGTTGTTGATGTTTCTGAAAATTCTTGTATTGTTGAACTTACTGCAAAAAGTTCAAGAATTGATGCTTTCTTAAGTTTAATGAGACCTTTCGGTGTACTTGAAGCTGCTAGATCAG GTGTAATGGTTCTTCCTCGAACACCAATTCCACGATacggtgaagaagaagaagaagtcgTAGCtgacaaagaagaagttgatttatctaTGCTTCCTCCTGGATAG